One genomic region from Cucumis melo cultivar AY chromosome 9, USDA_Cmelo_AY_1.0, whole genome shotgun sequence encodes:
- the LOC103503880 gene encoding uncharacterized protein LOC103503880, with the protein MTDHTSDNSKPPLKSLPLQDWESLIEDFHSGGPRLHRWSSQFSITASSLIDLVLSSILKRDFPLNLKLQLLHFIDEFVSFSDFPDSSDSVLSESILERLVETLRVILQSPNSDGLFTFSLKEQIMVSTTSIFISVDALRNFDVRLHESLTELLLTVVNRPNHGIDRQARAIACECLRELEKAYPCLLSHVVGHLWSLCQSERTHSSQSYILLFTTVISNIVAQRSSVSILSTSIPLVPFNVPQSVLAPDSSSIREVSAGLNSKELRRAIAFLLESPQILTPPAMVEFMAMIMPVASALELQASMLKVQFFGMIYSFDPLLCHVVLMMYLHFLDAFDEQEREIARRLLSISKETQQHLVFRLLALHWLLGLFRIDSSLGKKINSVAEMGLSFYPAVFDPLALKALKLDLLAFTSIRSTVHKAETVSGEDSESGKSVVKLLQDGLVCVSAFKWLPSGSTETAVAFRAFHKFLIGSSSHSVSDSNTIKSLVDSNIFHMLQEMLVESILESQRLVPVIVAFADRLLGCQKHRWLGENLLQKFDEHLLPKVAINYQLVSCFSVFNRMAENDTIPPSGLLGIFAKFMLFLVEKHGPDTGIKSWSLGSKVLGICRTLLMHHQSSRLFLKMSHLLAFTCLYFPDLEVRDNARIYLRMLTCVPGKKLRDLLKLGDQPFGISQTLHSGALYNVQSPRLSHDLKKCRNISSYIHLRRKIPLLVKHSWSLSLSTLGVENDKSGFPEGIMDTETVVEERVTEFSSNIEKINLPQEPLRVMDSKISRILDILRRHFSCIPDYRHMPGLKVTIFCSLSFDSEPFNRIWGSDTFAKKLDDMGNHPAMYATVLKFSSSASFGPIPSRHIPFILGESPGDEDTGSRGVSSLDIVPIQNGYGKEERFKALVAVELEPREPTPGFVDVSIESTAGSGQIIRGPLESITVGLEDLFLKAVVPSDVSMDEIPGYYSDLFNALWEACGTSSSTGRETFSLKGGKGVAAIGGTRSVKLLEVSVASLIEAAELYLAPFIVSVVGEQLIQIVKDRNIIKNVIWEDMASENFSQATSSVPDLDRGPLRLTYFSNEDEMGSLVSSYKRNMGHFHILIFLPPRFHLLFQMEVSDFSTLVRIRTDHWPCLAYVDDYLEALFLA; encoded by the exons ATGACTGATCATACTTCCGACAATAGCAAACCGCCATTGAAGTCCCTTCCCCTTCAAGATTGGGAATCCCTCATCGAGGACTTCCACAGCGGCGGCCCTCGTCTTCACCGATGGTCTTCTCAATTTTCCATCACCGCTTCTTCTCTTATCGACTTGGTTCTCTCCTCCATCCTCAAGCGGGATTTCCCTCTTAATCTCAAGCTTCAGCTTCTCCATTTCATCGATgaatttgtttccttttctgaTTTTCCCGATTCTTCCGACTCTGTTTTGTCTGAATCCATACTCGAGCGTTTGGTTGAAACCCTTCGTGTGATTTTACAATCTCCGAACTCTGATGGCCTTTTCACGTTCTCTCTCAAGGAGCAAATTATGGTCTCCACTACCTCCATTTTCATTTCCGTTGATGCTTTGCGGAATTTCGATGTTCGATTGCATGAGAGCTTGACTGAATTGCTGCTTACTGTTGTTAACCGCCCTAATCATGGGATTGATAGGCAGGCTCGAGCAATTGCGTGTGAGTGCTTGAGGGAATTGGAGAAGGCTTACCCTTGTTTACTGTCCCATGTTGTGGGACATCTATGGAGTTTGTGCCAAAGCGAGCGCACGCACTCATCCCAGAGCTATATTTTGCTTTTCACAACCGTCATCAGTAATATCGTTGCACAAAGATCAAGCGTCTCGATACTCAGCACGTCTATTCCTTTGGTTCCTTTCAACGTTCCGCAATCTGTTCTTGCTCCAGATTCGAGTTCAATTCGAGAGGTTTCAGCTGGATTGAATTCTAAGGAATTGAGGAGGGCAATAGCGTTCTTGCTTGAATCACCACAAATTCTCACTCCGCCTGCTATGGTGGAATTCATGGCTATGATAATGCCTGTAGCTTCAGCTTTGGAGTTGCAGGCGTCAATGTTGAAGGTGCAATTCTTTGGAATGATATATTCCTTTGATCCATTACTGTGCCATGTTGTTTTGATGATGTATTTGCATTTTTTAGATGCATTTGATGAGCAAGAACGCGAGATTGCTCGCCGTCTTTTGTCGATCTCTAAAGAAACACAGCAACATCTGGTTTTCCGTTTGCTTGCACTCCATTGGTTGTTGGGTTTATTCAGGATTGATAGTTCACTTGGAAAAAAGATAAATTCTGTTGCTGAAATGGGCTTGAGCTTCTATCCTGCAGTGTTTGATCCGCTTGCTCTTAAAGCTTTGAAGCTTGACCTTCTTGCCTTTACTTCAATTCGTAGCACAGTGCACAAAGCAGAGACTGTTTCAGGCGAAGATTCAGAATCTGGGAAGTCAGTGGTGAAGCTTCTTCAAGATGGTCTGGTATGCGTATCAGCTTTCAAATGGCTACCCTCAGGAAGCACAGAAACTGCTGTTGCTTTTCGTGCCTTCCATAAATTCTTGATTGGGTCGTCATCTCATTCTGTCTCTGACTCGAACACCATCAAAAGTCTTGTGGATTCCAACATCTTCCATATGTTGCAG GAGATGCTTGTGGAGTCAATATTGGAAAGTCAGAGATTGGTTCCCGTCATTGTTGCTTTTGCTGACCGATTGTTAGGGTGTCAAAAACACAGATGGTTAGGAGAGAACCTACTCCAGAAATTTGACGAGCATTTGCTTCCGAAAGTTGCAATCAACTACCAATTAGTTTCTTGTTTCTCAGTATTCAATAGAATGGCTGAAAATGATACGATACCTCCCAGTGGATTGCTAGGAATTTTTGCGAAGTTCATGTTGTTTCTTGTTGAGAAACATGGACCAGATACGGGGATAAAATCTTGGTCTCTTGGAAGTAAGGTACTTGGCATTTGCCGGACATTGTTGATGCATCACCAAAGCTCTCGATTGTTCCTTAAAATGTCTCATCTGCTTGCATTTACTTGCCTATATTTTCCTGACTTGGAAGTTCGTGATAATGCAAG GATCTACCTGCGTATGCTGACTTGTGTACCTGGAAAGAAGCTTAGGGACTTGCTAAAACTTGGAGATCAACCCTTCGGCATTTCACAGACTCTTCATTCTGGCGCTTTATACAATGTCCAGTCTCCACGACTTTCTCATGATCTCAAGAAGTGCAGAAACATCTCATCCTATATACATTTAAGACGAAAAATTCCATTACTTGTAAAACATTCTTGGTCCTTATCTCTATCAACTCTAGGAGTTGAAAATGACAAGTCTGGTTTTCCTGAGGGTATCATGGACACTGAAACTGTGGTTGAAGAAAGGGTGACTGAATTCTCATctaatattgaaaaaattaatCTACCTCAGGAGCCTTTGCGTGTAATGGACTCCAAGATTTCCAGGATTTTGGATATATTAAGGAGACATTTTTCATGCATTCCCGACTACAGACATATGCCAGGGCTTAAAGTTACAATATTTTGTAGTTTAAGTTTTGATTCAGAGCCATTTAATCGTATTTGGGGAAGTGATACATTTGCTAAGAAATTGGATGATATGGGTAATCATCCTGCAATGTATGCAACTGTGCTCAAGTTTTCTTCTTCTGCATCATTTGGTCCTATTCCATCCCGTCATATACCTTTTATTTTGGGAGAGTCTCCTGGGGATGAAGATACTGGTTCGAGGGGGGTCTCCTCATTGGACATCGTTCCTATACAGAATGGTtatggaaaagaagaaagatttaAGGCTCTGGTCGCAGTTGAATTGGAACCAAGGGAGCCCACACCAGGATTTGTTGATGTCTCAATTGAATCTACAGCAGGAAGTGGCCAGATCATTCGTGGTCCGCTTGAGAGTATCACGGTTGGACTTGAAGATTTGTTTCTTAAAGCTGTTGTCCCGTCAGATGTATCAATGGATGAAATCCCTGGTTATTATTCCGATTTATTCAATGCCCTATGGGAGGCATGTGGGACGTCTTCCAGTACTGGGCGGGAGACATTTTCACTGAAAGGAGGCAAGGGAGTTGCAGCTATTGGGGGAACCAGATCAGTCAAACTACTCGAAGTCTCAGTGGCTTCTTTAATTGAGGCTGCTGAACTCTACCTGGCTCCTTTTATCGTGAGCGTTGTGGGTGAACAGCTCATTCAAATTGTGAAGGATCGAAATATTATCAAGAATGTCATCTGGGAGGACATGGCATCTGAGAACTTCTCACAAGCGACCTCTTCAGTACCTGATCTTGACAGAGGCCCACTACGTCTTACATATTTTTCAAATGAAGATGAAATGGGAAGTCTTGTCAGTAGTTATAAGAGAAACATGGGTCAC